The following DNA comes from Synergistales bacterium.
CGACCCGGCCTCCTCCTAGGCCACCGGCCCCATCCCGCATCGAGCCAAACCAGGGCTCCTCACTCGATCACCTCGGGCGGGGAGCCCTGTTCTGTGGCGACCTCCACGGAGAGGCCGTCGGCCGCGCCCGCCTCGGTGCCGACCCCGATCCGGTGCCTGCCCGGCCCCAGCGTTACGAAGACCGCCCCGTCGCCGGCCTGCTGCACGGCGGCCAGACGGCCGTCGACGAACCAGTAGCGCTTCCCCGCCCCCTGGGCCCGCAGCGGGACCGACAGGGCGTCCCGCCCCTCCGGGAGGATCAGCGTCTCCCCCGCCACCGGCGAGAGGATCCGCAGCCGACGGGCGGGACGACCGCCCCGATCACCGCCTGCCAGATAGCCCTCCAGGTCGGCGGGGACATCCACCACCACCCGGCCGTCCCGGACCACATGGAGGCCGCAGTGCTCCACCGGCGAGATCCCCCGGATAGAGAGCCCCTCCCTGGTGACAGGGCAGGCCCGGCCCGGCGGCGCCCCCGAGAGGGCGCAGACCTCACGGCGCACCACGCAGGGGGGCGGATCGCCGCAGGGGGAACGGGCCTCCAGGGCCTGCAGCAGCCGGAAGGCCGCCGGAACAGCCGTGCGGCTCCCCACCAGCCGGGCCACCGTGTCGCCCTCCGGATCGCCGAACCAGAGGACCACCGTATACCTCTTCGAACAGGCCGCCGCCCAGGCGTCGCGGAACCCGCTGGATGTCCCCGTCTTGAGGGCGGGAGCGCCGGCGTTGGCCGCACTCTGCCGGACACCCGGCGGCAGATGCTCCGTGCCGGCCAGCGAACGCAGCAGCAGGTAGGCCGCGCCGGGGTTCCACAGGGGGATCTCCGGCGCGGCCTCGCCACCGGTCCACCGCAGCGAGGACAGACCGCCCCGCCGGGCGATGGAGGCGTAGGCCCGGGCCATCTCCAGCAGCGTCACCTCCACCCCGCCCAGCACCAGGCCGTCTCCGTAGTGGCCGGGGTCCTCCCCGATATGGCGGAAGCCCGCCCGCCGCAGAAAGCCCAGGAAGGGGCCGTACC
Coding sequences within:
- a CDS encoding penicillin-binding protein 1C, which gives rise to GTTIHTTLDRSLQRRLDGLLETALEPYPPSVTAAGIVVEHASGAVRAYVGNARWGSGLPGSWVDCGVAPRSPGSALKPFAYGLAYQRGLLTPSSLVADTPLGFPGAPPENFDRAFRGPMSAGEALATSRNMPAIRVLRMAGYGPFLGFLRRAGFRHIGEDPGHYGDGLVLGGVEVTLLEMARAYASIARRGGLSSLRWTGGEAAPEIPLWNPGAAYLLLRSLAGTEHLPPGVRQSAANAGAPALKTGTSSGFRDAWAAACSKRYTVVLWFGDPEGDTVARLVGSRTAVPAAFRLLQALEARSPCGDPPPCVVRREVCALSGAPPGRACPVTREGLSIRGISPVEHCGLHVVRDGRVVVDVPADLEGYLAGGDRGGRPARRLRILSPVAGETLILPEGRDALSVPLRAQGAGKRYWFVDGRLAAVQQAGDGAVFVTLGPGRHRIGVGTEAGAADGLSVEVATEQGSPPEVIE